One Erinaceus europaeus chromosome 5, mEriEur2.1, whole genome shotgun sequence genomic window carries:
- the SNX18 gene encoding sorting nexin-18 has product MALRARALYDFRSENPGEISLREHEVLSLCSEQDIEGWLEGVNSRGDRGLFPASYVQVIRAPEPGAAADGGPGVPARYANVPPGGFEPLPAAPPAALQPLLRPQPAPPVSTFQPPGAGFSFGAALRPSPPQPYGGYPASQGSDDDWDDEWDDSSTVADEPCALSGGGFFPDLDGSGSAAAASGGRSRPSARCDPSSLGSRGGAAPPPPPPSGGAKSSATVSRNLNRFSTFVKSGGEAFVLGQASGFVKDGDKLCVVLGPHGPEWQENPYPFQCTIDDPTKQTKFKGMKSYIAYKLVPTHTQAPVHRRYKHFDWLYARLAEKFPVISVPHLPEKQATGRFEEDFISKRRKGLVWWMNHMASHPVLAQCDAFQHFLTCPSGTDEKAWKQGKRKAERDEMVGANFFLTLSTPPAAALDLQEVESRIDGFKSFTKKMDDSALQLNHTANEFARKQVTGFKKEYQKVGQSFRGLSQAFELDQQAFSAGLNQAIAFTGDAYDAIGELFAEQPRQDLDPVMDLLALYQGHLANFPDIIHVQKGSSRPAGDAARPLEAGGLGGWG; this is encoded by the coding sequence ATGGCGCTGCGCGCGCGGGCGCTGTACGACTTCAGGTCGGAGAACCCGGGCGAGATCTCGCTGCGCGAGCACGAGGTGCTGAGCCTGTGCAGCGAGCAGGACATCGAGGGCTGGCTGGAGGGCGTCAACAGCCGCGGCGACCGCGGCCTCTTCCCCGCCTCGTACGTGCAGGTGATCCGCGCGCCCGAGCCCGGCGCGGCGGCCGACGGCGGCCCCGGGGTCCCGGCCCGCTACGCCAACGTGCCCCCCGGCGGCTTCGAGCCGCTGCCCgccgcgccgcccgccgcccTCCAGCCGCTGCTGCGGCCGCAGCCCGCGCCGCCCGTCAGCACCTTCCAGCCGCCGGGCGCGGGCTTCTCGTTCGGGGCGGCCCTGCGGCCGTCGCCTCCGCAGCCGTATGGCGGCTACCCGGCCAGTCAGGGCAGCGACGACGACTGGGACGACGAGTGGGACGACAGCTCCACGGTGGCCGACGAGCCGTGCGCGCTGAGCGGCGGCGGCTTCTTCCCGGACCTGGACGGCTCCGGCTCGGCCGCGGCGGCGTCGGGGGGCCGCTCCCGCCCGTCCGCGCGCTGCGACCCGTCGTCGCTCGGTTCGCGGGGCGgcgccgcgccgccgccgccgccgccgtcgGGGGGCGCCAAGAGCTCGGCCACCGTGAGCCGCAACCTCAACCGCTTCTCCACCTTCGTCAAGTCGGGCGGCGAGGCCTTCGTGCTGGGCCAGGCGTCGGGCTTCGTCAAGGACGGCGACAAGCTGTGCGTCGTGCTGGGCCCCCACGGGCCCGAGTGGCAGGAGAACCCGTACCCGTTCCAGTGCACCATCGACGACCCCACGAAGCAGACCAAGTTCAAGGGCATGAAGAGCTACATCGCCTACAAGCTGGTGCCCACGCACACGCAGGCGCCCGTGCACCGGCGCTACAAGCACTTCGACTGGCTGTACGCGCGCCTGGCCGAGAAGTTCCCGGTCATCTCGGTGCCGCACCTGCCCGAGAAGCAGGCCACGGGCCGCTTCGAGGAGGACTTCATCTCCAAGCGCCGCAAGGGGCTCGTGTGGTGGATGAACCACATGGCCAGCCACCCGGTGCTGGCGCAGTGCGACGCCTTCCAGCACTTCCTCACGTGCCCCAGCGGCACCGACGAGAAGGCCTGGAAGCAGGGCAAGCGCAAGGCCGAGCGCGACGAGATGGTGGGCGCCAACTTCTTCCTGACGCTCAGCACGCCGCCGGCCGCCGCGCTCGACCTGCAGGAGGTGGAGAGCAGGATCGACGGCTTCAAGAGCTTCACCAAGAAGATGGACGACAGCGCGCTGCAGCTCAACCACACGGCCAACGAGTTCGCGCGCAAGCAGGTGACGGGCTTCAAGAAGGAGTACCAGAAGGTGGGCCAGTCGTTCCGCGGCCTCAGCCAGGCCTTCGAGCTGGACCAGCAGGCCTTCTCGGCCGGCCTCAACCAGGCCATCGCCTTCACCGGCGACGCCTACGACGCCATCGGCGAGCTGTTCGCCGAGCAGCCCAGGCAGGACCTGGACCCGGTCATGGACCTGCTGGCGCTGTACCAGGGGCATCTGGCCAACTTCCCGGACATCATCCACGTGCAGAAAGGTAGCTCGCGGCCGGCGGGAGACGCTGCTCGCCCCCTGGAGGCCGGGGGCTTGGGGGGTTGGGGATGA